In the Deltaproteobacteria bacterium genome, ACCACTTGTTGATTGCGAGTCATCGCGACTTGGAACACCGATCCGCCAGCAAGCCCCTCGCTTTGCGAGAGCAACAGCATGGGAAAATGTTCACGCTCCGCCACTGGCGCCGCCACTTCCGATTCGCTGCTGCGCAGCGGACCGATCACCGCGAGCACCGTCGGATCCTTATCGAGCGCGCGCACCAACGCGGCGCTGTTGGCCGGATCGCCGCCAGTGTCACGGATCACCAGATGTTGTGGGGCGTCGGCAAACGCGAGCCGCAAGCCAGCTAGCGCCCGCTTGCCGTATGCGTGATCAGGTCCAGTGAGCGGGAGCAAGCACGCAACACGGGTGGTCGAGGCTACCTCCGGCACTGGCAGTGCGGCGATCGTCTCGCTGCCGACCGGAGGCGGGGGCTCGGACTCTTCTGTGGCGGCCGCTTCGGCGGCTTCAGGCGCTGCGCTCACGGCAACCGCCTCGCCCTCCGGCAGGGGCGCGGGCTGCGCGATATCAGCTTCGATCTCAGCGGACTTAGAGAGTTCGATCTCGCCGCTCTCCGGCATCGGTGCCGCTGCCATCATGTCGCTCAGGCCCGTCATCTCACGGACCGCCGCGGTGAGCACGACTTGGTTGGCCTCCGTGCGCTCATCGTCGGTCAACTGTTTCGCAACCGACTCGATGCGGCTGCGGAGACGGCTTTGTTCGGCCGGGCTGGCCTGTTGCCAGGCTTGCTCCCAGGCGATCAGAGCCTGGACCCGTTTGTCCTCAGCCAGTTCGTCGTCGCCGCGCAGCGCATCCACCTGCACCCAATGGCGAGTGGGGTAGCGTTGCTTCAACTCATCGAGCGTCGCCAGCGACGCGTCTTGTTGGTGCAGATGATGTTGCGCGAGAGCGAGCTGATAGTAGGCGCGCGGAACATAGGCTTCCTCTGGAGTGGCATCGAGGAAGCGGCGGTAGTTCGCGACGGCGACGACGTAGTCGCCACGCGCGAAGGCATCTTCCGCTTGGCGGAACGTGTACGAGGGCGCCGGTGGCAAGTGCGACGCCGGCTGAGTACAGGCCGCCAGCAGGGCCAGTGCGGGGAGCGCTGCCAGTAGTGGTCTCATTGGCCGCCTATATCCAAGCATCCGCATCGACTTGTCAAGGTTCGCGTGCCGGCGGCTTCCAGCGACGCATGGTAGGGGGCGGGATGAGGGACACGGCGCGCCCCTCATCCCAGGTGGATCAGTGACCCGACGCAATCAAATTGGCCACCGTGAAGAAATCTTCCGACGTCCCGGACTTGTCGCCCAAGTTAAGGTAGATGCACTCTTCGTTCGGCGTGTGCGTGCTGGGGAGCGCCGCTTTGGTCGCGTGAACCAATTGAGTGTCGAGCATGACGAGAGCGTGCACGAAGGCCATTTCGTCCGCGTAGTGGGATACCTTCGCGCCTGGAATCGCTTCCTTCTTGAAACTGTGATCGTTGATCCATACCTTCCACAATTGGCCCGCCCGATCGTAGATATCGGAGGTCGTCACCAGCCAGCTTTGTTTGTCGAGGTAGAGGACGCGTTTCCCGTAGGCGTACTGCGGCAGCTTTGAGTTGGCCTCGATGACATACACCTGCCGAGGCTCCCACACATCATCAAACACCCAGTCCTCTGGCTCCTGCCACTTGACGGGAACGTTTCGTCCATGCATGACGGCCATCACGGTGCGCTCGCCGAGGAGTTTCCAGTCCGCCCAGCCGATGTGGCCGTTATAGCCGTAGTAGCTGTCGATGTCCGTATCTTGTCCGAACAAGGCGTCCGAACGTTGCGCGCTCGACAAGCGCCGGACGCGGCGCAATTGCGGCAGGTACAGCCAACTGTCGTCTTGTCGGTCCGCGTCGTTGTAACGGTAGAACGTGGCGCCGACACCTTTAAGATCGAACGGCTCGCTCAACGGGTGCAGGGACTCCTTGAATCTGACATCCTCGGGATTCGGCAAGGTTGGCTTCGGATCGACGAAGAGCCGGCCCGTGTAGTTGAGACGGCGCAGGTAGTCGATCAAGTAGTGTCGCTCCACCGTCATGCCGCGATTCTTGGCGAATGAGCCGGTGTCGGCATCGAAGTTCTGAGCGTTGAGATCGTCGGTAATCTGAGACCGGTAATCGTAGTTCCACATGATCTTCAGCGCAGCCTGCGGGTCATTGGAGTCGATATTGGGGAATGGCTGGCCCGCAGTGTAGTTGAGCACTCGACGCCCGTCAGGGCTCAGCTTCGCTTGCCCAGAGTACTTTTCGGTGGCTTCACGGTACTCGCGGAACATTTCGATGCGGCGCGGGGCGATGACCTTCATGCGTAGTCCGTAGCGCAACGCCCACTCGAGTCCAGGCGTAAGCACGTCGGGATACTGATCCATGTTCTTGTCGGTGATTGTCGTCCCTGGCTCGACCGGCAGAAGGCCGCCGCTCGAGGCGCCGCGCGACGTGTTGTTGTTATTCGCAGGCAGCATCGCCGCTTCCACCGGCGCGGCGGCGACTTGGATGGGCGCGGGCGCTGGCGCAGCCTCTGCCACCACTGGCTCAGGTTTGGCCCGCCTTGGCGCGGCAGCGACGGGAGGCGGTTCGGCTGCGTGCAGGGCCGCTGGCGCGCTTTCGCGCACCACAGGTGGTTCGACTTTCTTGATTGGGACAGGTGCGGTTGCTGGTTGCGGCGCGGCAGCGATCTGTTCTGGCTCGGGCGCTGGCTGCGCGGCGACGACCTCCGGCTTCACCGCAACTGGCTCGGCTGCGGGTACAACTTCCGCTTCGACGACGCGCGGTGCCGGCTCGATCTTAGCCTCAGGTGTGTCATCCGCTTTCACTTGTTCAATCCTCGCCGGCGGCGGGCTTGATCGTCGCGCGGCGAGTCGGGGCGCGGTGCTCCCAGCCGCCGCCGACGGGAATTCGCGATCATCCTTTGGCGGATTCGGCTTGGCGACGTGCCGACTCGGTTTGGATGTGGCCGCACGCCGGATCGGCGCCGCGTGTACCTTAGCCACCGGTTTCGCGACTGGCCGAGCGGACGACTGGGCGTGGCCGACCGTGGCAGCTGGCGCTTTGGGCTGCGCAGCCGGCGCGGGCCGCTGTGGCTGCGGTGCGGGCGCCGGTTGCGCTTTGGCGGCAGGCTTACCGCCTTCCTCGGGGTACAGATCGCTCCAGTCGACCTGGGCCGGCGCGCTCGCGGCACTGACCAAGGCCGTGCAGACCGACAAGGCCAGGACGGTCCGAGTTCGTAGCTTCAACATTGTCTGACTTGCTCCTTCTACCTCACGCGCTGTCCGCGGTCTGTCGGCCGTTGCTTAGTCCGACATGTGCGTCAGGTGGTGCAGAGTGAAATAGGAGTCCTCGTACTTGCTCTCGAGAAATTGCGTCTTGTAGCGACCACCGAGTGCTGCCCGGTTCGTCTTATCGTTCACACCGACGACCATGTTCGGTGTAACGGCCGAGAAACTTCCATCGGCGCTCTTGGACCAGTGGTACGCGCACATGGCATTGTAGAAGTATTCGCCAGCTTTGTTGTGAACAAGCTTCCAGTAGATCCTATACATGTCCTTATCCATGTACATGATGACCTTGCCGAAATTGTAGTACGGATCGTCGGCCTGGCCTTCGATGATCCACACCGGGCGGGGGACGAGGGTGAGGTTCTCCACCACCAGCCACGGCGCGCCCTTGCTCCCCGGCGTTTCGTACGAGGCCCGGAAGTACGGGATCTCCACTTCGGATCGGGTCTCAGTAATTTGTTTCTGCGGCAGTGCGTACGGCCTCAGCACGGGTGCCAAGATGTCGGTCTCGCCAACTAGCTTCCATTTGTAGTACTCGACCTTGCCTGCGTAGCAGTTGAGATCGTCGCCGAAGATGTCAAGCCCGGCAACCGGATCCGACCGCGTGGCAGCGTTGACGCGTCGGACACGTCGGGTGGATGGTACGTAGAACCACGTCTCGTCCTGCGACGTCCAGTCGTTCACGCGCTTGGTGAGCCCGCCCACGCCGTCGATGTCCTGCGGCTCAAGCACCTGGGTCATCGACTCGTCGCGTAGGTTTTCAGGGTTCGCAATCGGCCCGGCCGACCGGCCGTGGAATGATTGCGCGTGCAGCCATAGCTTGATGCGCTTGAACTCACCGCTACCGTCGATCCCGTTGAGAGAGAACGTGGCTCCCGCGCCATTTTGCATCTGATTGGCGGCGGTGAAGTTCCACGCCATCTTGCACGCGGCCATGGGATCGTTCTTGGCGTCGATTCGCGGGAACGGATAACCGAAGTAAAACTCCGGCGCCTTGCCGGTCTTCAAGTCCTTCAGGCCGCAGGTTGCCGGATCGACGTCGTACTTCCCGTCATTGGCTTCGCTCGCCGCCCAGAAGGGCTTCGAGTAGTTCTGTTTGAACTTCTCGGGATCAACGGGCGAAACCTTGTAGAAGTATTGGCCCTCCTTCACGCGCTTGAGCACCGTCGGCGGGAGCAGGCCTTCGCCTTGTTGCCAGTTGTTGCTGTCGAGGGTCCACGATTTGCCATCGCCCTCGTCGGCCGGTGCGGCCGGGGCGGCTTTCGGGAAGTCGAGTTTTGCGATTTGCTCTGGAGGCTGGGGCTTGGCCCTGGGCGCTTCAAGGGGCGCCGCGCGTTCTACAGCGACGGCAGCGACCCGCGGTTCGGCCTCGGCGACCGCCGCGGCTTCGCGCTCGGCCGCCATTGGAGCCGTCGCTGGCGCAGTAGCAACCACGGGCTCGGCAGCCGTCTCGGCGACTCGTGCCGTGACCGGCTCGGAAACTTGCGGCACCGGCTGCGGAGCCGCTACACGTTTGGGTGCCGGTACGGCGGGAGCCTTGGCCACCCGGCGTGCGGGCGCGGCCGGTGCAGCCGCTGGCGCTGCTTTCGCGATTGGTTTACGACGCAGAGAGTCTTCCAACGTCAACGGTTTCGCGGCCGGTACAGCTGCCGCTGGTGCCGGAACGACCGCTGGCGCAGGCGCGGGCTGCGCTTTGGGCGCGGGCTTCTGCCCTTCATCGAACAGATCGCCCCAGTCAACGTTTTGTGCGCGCAGAGCGCCAACCCCTAGCAGCAGTACGAATGCCGCTAGGCCGAGACACGTCGGAAGGTGTCGCCTTATCATCATGTAGACCTCCATGAGTTCAGCAAATGAAACAGCAGAAGCCATGCCAGCAACGCCATTCGACTCCGAAGCCGCACTGGGGAGGCCTTCGCACATCACTGCGCTACTCAGTTGACGAGGCGTCCAACCTATGCCGGCCGAGCGCTGAGCGCCCTTGTTAGCTCGACTCCCCGCGCATCTAGCCTCGCAGATCGGGCGCCTTCTGGATGAGGGACGCGACCAATTGAGAGTCCGCGCCTGGTTGGACAACCGCGAACGTCTCGGTGCGGAACTGAACGCTGCGGCGCGTTGCTGCGGCGGTTCTAGCCATGCCGGCCACTTGTCCAGCCGCTGCAAATGGCTTGGCTGGTTGACGCGGTTCACCGCAGCCGACCCCGCTCTTTGCTACCCGCCGTGCTGAGATGAAGGCCGAGTGCCCTGCGCTTATGAGCGCGGCCCGCTTGCTGTGACGCATGTTGAACGCTGCGTTAAATGGGTACCACCGCGACACGAAGCCGCTCACAAGTTCGGGAAGCCGCCATCTCACAAGCCAAGTGGCATACCTCCTGCTCATTCCTGCGACGAAGCGGAGGAGTTATGACGAACCCAGCGATTGCAGAGGCAAGCCGCACAGCTCGCGTACTGGTCTTTACCGTCGACGACGGGCCCTTTTGCATCCACCTCGACTGGGTCGAGGCCGTGTACCAGCGCGAAGACGCGCCGCTGCACCTGGTGAAGGAGGGTGACAGTGTCGGCCGCTTTCTCATTCACCGCGGACAGCCCGCTCTAGTCATCGATCTCCGCGAAGCTTTCGGCCTCAACGGACTCCTCGGCGCCACCGATCGTTCGGCTCTGATGGTCGTCAGGGCGGGATCCTTCCTGCTCGCCCTCCAGGTCGATTCCTGCGTTGGTGTTCGCGATCTGGACCTCGGCACCAAGGTCCCGGTGGCAAGCACATTGGTTCGCGACGGCGGACTCAGCGTCGGTTACCTGGTGGATCTGGATGGCAAGATGCACGGGCTGCTCGAACCAAATCGGATTCTCAGTGGGACGCTGCGCGAACAGCTTGATCCGCTACTGAAGGAGGCGCAGGCCTTCCGCGACCGTCAGGCCGAGTTGGTGGAACTGACCGCCGAGCTACGACGCAATCCGACGCCGGCGGGCTTGAAGAACTACGCGCGGCTGAGTCGCCGCAACGGTCGGACCCGCGCCGCCGGCGCGGCGCGTCTGGTGCTCAAGCACGTGCAAGAGCACGAGGCGGGGGCCGGCGATGGCGCGGTGGCGGGGGACATGGCGGCCGAGACCCTGCTGCGCGATTTGGTAGCTCTGAGCACGGCCCGCCGAACCGGCACCGTGATCGTCCAGCCGGCCGGCGGCGAGGCTACCGAAATCTTCCTTGATCTGGGCCGTATCGCGGATGCGCGCGTGCCCGGCGAATGGGGGCGCGGCGCGCTCCGCCGCATCCTCGCGGCGCGCGAGGGAGCGTATCGCTTCGAGCCCACCGAGACCGCGGTGTATCCGCAACGGATCGACGATTCCGCCCTGTGGTTGCTGGTCGAGGTGACTGAGCAACTGAGCGAAGAACGTCGTGGCCGGCACCTTCGTTAGCGCGTCCTGAGGAAGGAAGAAGGAGACACGCGATGGATGAGAAGCCACGAATTCTCGGCGTGGACGACAGCTTGACGATCCGCAAGGCGCTCGAGATCGTGCTCAAGCCCGCGGGCTATGTCTTGGATCTCGCGGGTGATGGTGCCGAAGCCCTTGAGAAGGCCAAGTCGTTCAAGCCCGCGCTCATCCTACTCGACTTCATTTTGCCCGACATGCGCGGAACCGAGGTGTGTCGTCGGCTTGCCGACGATCCCGAGACGGCTCATATTCCAGTCGTGCTGATTTCGGCGAAAGGGGCTGAAATCCGGCAGGCCTATCAAGACATCGGTAACGTCGTCAGCTACATCGCCAAGCCCTTCAAACCGCAAGTCGTCACCAGCATCGTCGCCGAAGTACTCGCGAAGGGTGCAGCCGGCGAGTTGGTCAAGTCGACGATGTCGGTGCACGAGGCCCCGGCGCTGCCAGGAACTCCGCCGCCCGCCGCAATGCCAGTCATGACTCCGCCCCCCGCGTCGGTCAGGGTCGCGCCTGAGTTCACGTCGGCCGCGACGCCCGCAGCCACCAACGGCAGCGCCTACGCGTACAGCGCCGACCAGATCGCCCGTGCCAACGGGCATGACGACCTGGAAGACCTTGAGAGCGACGAGCGAGTCAACGCCCCAATCGACACCGGACTCAGCGACGCAGCGCGTCGCGAGATACTCGAAGTCATGTTCGAGACGCTGCGCGCCGGTCTCGAAGGTGTGTACGTCGAAGAAGTCGATACCGCCACCGGTGCGGCCGCCGATGAAGCCGCCTCCTATACCGGCTTGATGGAGCGACTCGGCAACGAGCTGAGCGAGGCGCTGCAGCACGCGCGCTCGGGCGCGCGCTACACGCTCTACAGCGACGGTTCGGTGCGCTCGCTTGACGAAACGCTGCTCGATACCTTCCGCCGTTCGTGCCGTCTGCTGTTCCGCGCCGTGGTCGCGGGCGCGGTCGAAAACGAGATGGCAGCGAGCCACCAGCGGATCTTGGTCGCGTGTCATCGCGACAGCGCGGTTCACCAGCAAATCCGTTCGCTGCTGTCGGCACATCCCGACTGGCAGGTATTCACTATCAGCGAAGGCTTCAGGCAGTTGCCGATGATGACGCGCCTGTACGGGCCGTCCTACCTGATCGCCGAGACCACGTGGTCGGGCGCGTTGTGGGACCAGCTCCGCAATGTGCAGCGTCTGCCCGAAGCGCGCGCAATGACTGTGATCGGCTTGGCCGATGCGAACCGTGCGACGGGTCCGGACGACCCCGCCGCGCGCGCCGTGGCACTCTCCGAGCGCGGCTTCGCCACCGTACTGAGCTCCGCCTTCGAGCTGGAAAATGAACTCGGTGAGACGCCGATCACAGCGGCGCCGGCTCTGCTCCGCGCCGAAGTGTCAATGTCTGCACCGGCCACTCTGTGAACAAATCGAACCCAAGTGTGTGAGGGACCAATGCCTAAAGTTTTGATTGTCGACGATATCCGCAGCGAGGTGCAGTTGATCGCCGATGCGCTGACGCCAAAGGGTTACGACTGCATTCAGGCCAGCAACGGCCTCGAGGCGGTCGAGCGCGCCCGCACCGAACTCCCGGATCTCATCTTGCTCGACGTGGTGATGCCGGGACAAGACGGCTTTGCCACCTGCCGCCAACTCAAACGCGACGTCACCACGAAGGAGATTCCGGTGGTGATCGTCAGCTCCAAGAACGGCGAAAGTGATCGCTTTTGGGGGCAGAAGCAGGGGGCGTCCGACTATCTGACGAAGCCGTTCAGCCCCGACGATCTCGTCACCATGGTGAGGAGGTTCGTGTGAGCGACTCTCTACACTTCGATCTCGCGACCCGATTGAGCGCCCGCCTCGCCCACCTGGGCGAGGACTACTGCATCTTCACGCGCAGCGGACGCGAGTTCGGGGTCAGTGTCACCGCGGCGCGCGAGGTGTTGACCGGCGAGCCGGCCACCCCCGTGCCCCAAGCCCCGCCTTCGCTCATCGGTGTCATCAATCTGCGCGGCGAGGTGTTGCCGTTGGTGCAACTCGATAGTCTGCTCGACATGCCGACGCGCCTGTATAGTACCGACGATCAGATCCTCGTCGTGTCCGCGGGCGACGTCGAGATCGGGTTGGTGGTTGATCGCGTGCGCGACGTCCGCTCGATTGACAGCGGCGAGATCAAGGCCCATCCCGACGATACTGCGGCGCATCATCTCTTCCGCGGCTACTGGCCCAGTTCTACCGGAGTCGTCACCGTACTCGATGCCCAGCGGTTGGTCGCCGAAGCCGTCACGTCGGTGAGCACGCGCTTCAGCCAACGCCCGCCGGGGGCCGACGAGGGCGCCCGAGCCGTTGGCAACGTTTCAATGAGGAACCAATAGGAGGTCCACCATGGCCGAGAAGATTACCCCAGCAAGAGGATTCAGAGTGCCGATTCGTCTGCAGCTGATCCTCTTCTTCGTCCCGCTCACCGTTGGTGCGCTCGGCTTCTTGGGCTGGCAGAGCTATCAAGTCGGCGCCGACGCGCTGCGCCAACAGGCCGTGCGGCAGCTGCAATCGATCCGCGACAACAAGAAGCGCGAGATCGAACGCCACTTCCGCCTGGTGGAAGACCAGGTCATCACGATCGCCCGCAACCCCAGCACCGTGCTAGCGATCAAGCAGTTCAACAACGCCACTCGCGAGTTGGACAGTGATCCCGTCACCGATGGGCCGGGCATGAAGGACCACATGCTGGCGCTCAAGCAGTTCCTCGAAAAACGATACGAACGCGATATTCGGCGCGAACGCATCGACCTCAAGTCGCTCTTGCTGCCGCAACGCTCGGCGGTGTGGTTGCAATCGGCTTACGTAGCCATGAATCCGAACCCCGAGGGCAGCAAACAGCTTTTCGAAAGTAGCAATGACGGCACCCGGTACACCGCCTATCATTCGATCTGGCATCCGATCTTCCGCAGCATGGTCGAAAAGTTCCGCTTTCAAGATCTCTATCTGATTGACGCCAACACCGGCCGCATCATCTACTCGGTGTCCAAGGGAACGGACTTCCAGACCAATCTACTCGATGGTCCGTACCGTGACGAAACGATCGGCAAACTGTTCCGACGTTTGCAAGCCGAGTCGCGCGAGGGCGACTACTTGGTGGTCGACTTCAAGCAATACTTTCCGCTGGGCGGCAAGGCTATGGCCTTTGCCGGCGCCCCGGTGTTCGAAAACGGCCAGAAGACCGGCGTCGTGATCGTGCAGGTGCCGATTGCCGGGATCAACAGCATCATGACTGCCGACCAGAAGTGGGAAGAAGTCGGTATGGGCGAAAGCGGCGAGACGTATCTGGTTGGGCGCGATTTCCTCATGCGCAGCGACAGCCGCTTCATGAATCAGGAGACGCCGTCAGGAACCATTATGGGCCAGACCGGGACGACAGTGCTCCAAAACAAGGTCGATACGGCGGCGGTGATGGCGGTGAACGACGGATTGACGTACCCCTCCCCGGGCGAGACGCCTGCCTACGAGAATTATATGTCCACCCGTGTGCTCGGTGCCTCGACCCCGGTCGAGATTCGCGGTCTGCAGTGGGGTATCGTCGCCGAGATCAGCGAAGCCGAAGCGCTCCGGCCTGTGGAACGGCTGCGCACCTTGAGCCTTCAGATCGGTGGCGGATTGATCGCTCTCGTCGTTGTCTTCACGCTGTTGTACTCCACGCTGCTGACACGCCCGGTGCGGGCATTGGCCGGCACGATGCGCGAGATTCAACAAGGCAACTTCCGCGCCCGCGCCAAGGTCAAGGCGCGCAACGAGCTGGGGTTGCTCGCCACCGGTTTCAACCAGATGCTCGACGAACGCGTCGATGCCCTGGTGCAAGCCGAAGAAGAAGGCAAGCGGCTGCAGAACGAAATTCGCGATCTGCTGACCGTGGTGGCCGGCGCCTCGGAAGGCGACTTGACGGAGCGGGCGCAAGTCGGCAGCGGCGTGCTGGGTAACCTGGCGGACGCGCTCAACCTGATGTTCGAGAACGTTGGCGAACTGATCAAGCACCTTAAAGGCGTATCAGCCCGCGTGGTTTCGTCCGCGACCCAGATTCAGGCCTCCGCCGAGCAACTCGCGCAAGGCTCAGCGCGCCAGACTTCTGACATCACCAGCACCACCGCGGCGGTGCAGGAAATGACCTCGAACATTCAATCGGTGTCCGAGAACGCGACGGTCGCCGCTGAAGCCGCCAAGCGCGCTGAAGAAGCCGCGCACCAGGGCGGGAATGTGGTTAAACGCGTCGTCATCGGCATGGATGCGCTGGAGAAGAACACCCGCGCCTCCGCCGTCAAGATCAAGCGGCTGGGTGAGCGCTCGATGGAAATCTCCACCATCATCGGCACGATTCAGAAGATCTCGGCGCAGACCAACATGCTCGCCCTCAACGCCGCCATCGAAGCGGCGCGCGCCGGTGAACACGGCCTCGGCTTCACCGTCGTTGCCGACGAAGTCCGCAAGCTGGCGGAACGTACCGAAGGGGCCGCGGAGGAAATCGCGCGCTTGATCGCCGCGATCCAGGCCGAGACCAACGACTCGGTGAGTGGCATGGAGCGCCAAGCCGAACACGTCGAACAGCAGCTCGGGTTGGTGTCGGAAGCCGGAAACGCCCTCGACCGCATCTTACGGGCGTCGGTGCAGAGCGCCGAGCTGATCGCCGAAATCTCGTTGGCTGCCAACCAGCAGGTGCGCGGTGCCACCAGCTTGAGCGACGCGATGTTGAGTATCTCGGATGTCGCTCGCCAGGCCCAGGTGTCGTCGGAACAGACGCAGCACAGCACCGCGTCGCTGATCGAAGTCTCGTCGGAACTGAATGCGCAGATCGGGTTGTTCCGCGTCGAGACCATCGGCAATGGCAACGGCCATGCGGAACCCGGGGCCCCGACGGCGCAGGTGGTCGCGCTCGAAGATCCCGACGCCACCGGCAACGGGCACGCCACCACGATCTGACGCGATTGCTGTCGAGCACGGGCCGCCATGACGCGTACCCTCGAACTTCCCGATTGGCAGGTCGCCTGGGTGCGCGACGCGGTGGCGGCTCGCTGCGGGCTCTACCTCGGTGGGCCGCACGAAGCGCACCTCAGTAGCCATGTGGCCACTCGTATGCGTGATCTTGCATTGAGTTTCGGCGACTACGCCCGCTTGTTGCAGGAAAGCCCGGTGAGCGGCGGTGAGTTGCAGACGTTGATCGAACGCCTATGCATTCACGAAACCAGTTTTCTGCGTGACCCGGGCCAGTTTCACGCCCTGGCGCGTTTCATTCTCCCGCAACTGGTGCGCGACGCGGTCCGCGACGGCCGGCGCCGCCTGCGCTTGATCAGTGCAGGCTGTTCCACCGGCCAAGAAGCGTACTCCCTGGCGATGATCGCCGAGGAGTCGCGGCCGCTGCTCGAAGACATCGAAGTGGAGGTGGTGGGGTTGGACGTGAGCGGGGATGCCATCGAGCGGGCGGCACGGGGCCGCTACTCGGCCCGTGAAGTCGCCATGCTGGATCCGTGGCGGCGCGATCACTATCTGCAGCCGGTCGGGTCCGAGTTCGAGATCATCCCGGGGCTGCGGCGTTCCCTGCGCTGGCTGCGCTGCAATCTGACTGGGGCACTCCCGGTGACGCAGGTTGATGTCATCTTCTGCCGCAACGTGTTGATCTACTTTCAAGGCGCCCAGCGCGATGCCCTCGTGCGCAACCTGGTGGCGGCCTTGCGCCGGGGCGGATTCTTCGTCCCCGGTTTTGCCGATTCCCTCCAAGCCCACCGCGACATTCTTGAGCCCATTCGCACCAACGGAACGGTGATCTTTCGCCGCGGGCTGCGCCCCACGGCGATTGTCGGACACGGTGGCGAGAGTGCTCCGTTCGGCAGGATGGCTGCCAGCGGAACGGGGAGCGCGAGCTAATGGCCGACCGGTTTAGCATTGACAACATCAGGGAACTTTTCCGCGACGACGTCCGGCGGTTCCTCCACGGCATGGAGGCCCGCCTCGAACAGTTGATCTCCAACCCACGCGATACCGCCGCGCTCGATGAAATGCGCGCGCTCGGTCACTCGCTAAAGGGGACGGCGTCGCTCGTCGGACTGACCTACTTGAGCCGCGCGGGCAGCGTCATCGACCGCGTCGCCGAAGTAGCCGAAACGCACGGCCAGAGCGACGCCGGCGAAGCCCTCGCCATCTTCCGCCAAATGCAAGCCGCCCTGCCGGTGATCGACCGCTTGCTCGAAGACTGCCTCGCCGGAACCAATCCAGAGACTCAGGAAAATCTCTACACCGAGTTGCTGCTCACATTCTCCGCACGCACCCGAACCTATCTGCACGAGGTCGATGCGAGCATCGACCTGGGAGCCGCAGCCGACTCCGCGCCGCCGGCCGACGAACCCGCAGATGCAGAGAGCGAAGATGCAGAGAGCGATGACGCCGAGGGCGACGAGGCGGACGAATCCGAGACCGCCGCGCACGCCGAGTCCGCGCCCACCGCCGACGATGAGTGGGCGAAGGAACTGGCCGAAATTTTTGCCGCCGAGTTGGAGTCGCACCTCGAACGTGTGCCCAACCTCATCGCGCTGCTCGCCGAACCGACGCAGCAGGCCGACGTGTGTAAGCAGCTGTCGCGCATCTTCCACACCATCAAGGGTTCGGCGGCGATGGTGGGACTCAACGATCTGTCCACCATCGGCAAGCAGTTGCAGGATGCTTTCGGCGCGCCGGCGGAACAGCCGGACCGGTTGCCGCTGGCACCTGACTTCCTGGCCACAACCTACGAGGCGATGGCCAAAGTGTTCGCGGCCGCCGGCAAGCCACCACCGGCGTTGCCGAGGTTGGCGCCGCCACTGTTGGTCGACGCCAACGTCGCCGATCTTGACCGCGAACTGCTCGATGCGTTTA is a window encoding:
- a CDS encoding protein-glutamate O-methyltransferase CheR, translated to MTRTLELPDWQVAWVRDAVAARCGLYLGGPHEAHLSSHVATRMRDLALSFGDYARLLQESPVSGGELQTLIERLCIHETSFLRDPGQFHALARFILPQLVRDAVRDGRRRLRLISAGCSTGQEAYSLAMIAEESRPLLEDIEVEVVGLDVSGDAIERAARGRYSAREVAMLDPWRRDHYLQPVGSEFEIIPGLRRSLRWLRCNLTGALPVTQVDVIFCRNVLIYFQGAQRDALVRNLVAALRRGGFFVPGFADSLQAHRDILEPIRTNGTVIFRRGLRPTAIVGHGGESAPFGRMAASGTGSAS
- a CDS encoding purine-binding chemotaxis protein CheW, whose translation is MSDSLHFDLATRLSARLAHLGEDYCIFTRSGREFGVSVTAAREVLTGEPATPVPQAPPSLIGVINLRGEVLPLVQLDSLLDMPTRLYSTDDQILVVSAGDVEIGLVVDRVRDVRSIDSGEIKAHPDDTAAHHLFRGYWPSSTGVVTVLDAQRLVAEAVTSVSTRFSQRPPGADEGARAVGNVSMRNQ
- a CDS encoding response regulator; its protein translation is MPKVLIVDDIRSEVQLIADALTPKGYDCIQASNGLEAVERARTELPDLILLDVVMPGQDGFATCRQLKRDVTTKEIPVVIVSSKNGESDRFWGQKQGASDYLTKPFSPDDLVTMVRRFV
- a CDS encoding response regulator — translated: MDEKPRILGVDDSLTIRKALEIVLKPAGYVLDLAGDGAEALEKAKSFKPALILLDFILPDMRGTEVCRRLADDPETAHIPVVLISAKGAEIRQAYQDIGNVVSYIAKPFKPQVVTSIVAEVLAKGAAGELVKSTMSVHEAPALPGTPPPAAMPVMTPPPASVRVAPEFTSAATPAATNGSAYAYSADQIARANGHDDLEDLESDERVNAPIDTGLSDAARREILEVMFETLRAGLEGVYVEEVDTATGAAADEAASYTGLMERLGNELSEALQHARSGARYTLYSDGSVRSLDETLLDTFRRSCRLLFRAVVAGAVENEMAASHQRILVACHRDSAVHQQIRSLLSAHPDWQVFTISEGFRQLPMMTRLYGPSYLIAETTWSGALWDQLRNVQRLPEARAMTVIGLADANRATGPDDPAARAVALSERGFATVLSSAFELENELGETPITAAPALLRAEVSMSAPATL
- a CDS encoding HAMP domain-containing protein — its product is MAEKITPARGFRVPIRLQLILFFVPLTVGALGFLGWQSYQVGADALRQQAVRQLQSIRDNKKREIERHFRLVEDQVITIARNPSTVLAIKQFNNATRELDSDPVTDGPGMKDHMLALKQFLEKRYERDIRRERIDLKSLLLPQRSAVWLQSAYVAMNPNPEGSKQLFESSNDGTRYTAYHSIWHPIFRSMVEKFRFQDLYLIDANTGRIIYSVSKGTDFQTNLLDGPYRDETIGKLFRRLQAESREGDYLVVDFKQYFPLGGKAMAFAGAPVFENGQKTGVVIVQVPIAGINSIMTADQKWEEVGMGESGETYLVGRDFLMRSDSRFMNQETPSGTIMGQTGTTVLQNKVDTAAVMAVNDGLTYPSPGETPAYENYMSTRVLGASTPVEIRGLQWGIVAEISEAEALRPVERLRTLSLQIGGGLIALVVVFTLLYSTLLTRPVRALAGTMREIQQGNFRARAKVKARNELGLLATGFNQMLDERVDALVQAEEEGKRLQNEIRDLLTVVAGASEGDLTERAQVGSGVLGNLADALNLMFENVGELIKHLKGVSARVVSSATQIQASAEQLAQGSARQTSDITSTTAAVQEMTSNIQSVSENATVAAEAAKRAEEAAHQGGNVVKRVVIGMDALEKNTRASAVKIKRLGERSMEISTIIGTIQKISAQTNMLALNAAIEAARAGEHGLGFTVVADEVRKLAERTEGAAEEIARLIAAIQAETNDSVSGMERQAEHVEQQLGLVSEAGNALDRILRASVQSAELIAEISLAANQQVRGATSLSDAMLSISDVARQAQVSSEQTQHSTASLIEVSSELNAQIGLFRVETIGNGNGHAEPGAPTAQVVALEDPDATGNGHATTI